CTCGGGATAACCCGCACAGCGCCTGGCAGGTCGGCGCCCAGCGCGGCCAGCAGATCGAAATCATTGCCAGGCCGGACGGTCCGGGCGTGATGCTTTTCCATCGCCTCGCGCAGCTTGTCCTCGGGCAGGAGGTTGGCAAAGAAGGGCGGCAAGGCGCCTGCCACCGGGCGTGGATCCTTGCGCAATCCTCCCGTCGCCGCGCGGAAGGACAGGCTCAACACGGGATGCCCTCCGCTCGCGCGGTAGGCAGGATCGAAGCTGAAGGCGTTGAAGTCGCCCGGTGTCCTGACGATCGTGCCGACCTTCACCTCATTGAGGAGAACATCGAGAGACAGGACGGTTTCGGCGGAGCGGGCTCTATTCATCGTCACCCTCCGCTTGTGGGCTGAAAGCCGGCCGGTCGTCCTCGCCCTCATGGCTGAGCAGCGCCTCAATGGCCGGGACCATCGCCTGAGGAACCAGCATCATCTCCAGGCCAAGCGCCCTTGCAACATTGATCAGAGTCGTGGCGCGTGCCGCTGCGGCTCCGGTTTCGATGTCGCGATAGCGGGGACGGGATATGCCGGCGAGATCGGCGACCTGTTCCTGCGTCAGGCCCGCCGCTAGCCGTGCGCGCCGAAAATGGTCGCCGATCATATCCAGAGCCTCTGCTTCGGTTTTCATGTGAATCCTTTACAGATCAATTTGCTCGATTTGATTCGGAAACGTATCACAAGGCGGTCTGGAAGGCAAGAATTTGATCCGCAAACATATCTCAGTAGGGCGGATTGATACGTTTGAGCGTCATTCAGCGTTCTTTGGTGGGTCAATCCATCAGCCTTGGGCGGCCGAATCAGTCGTCCGACAACAAAGGTCAGCGACGCCGTAGCTGAGGAACAGAGGCCCAATTACCGATGACTATTTGCCCAGAACGACTATTATAGTCGTAGTTCTGGAGTGCGCGCCGGTCGCAATGGGAGGTGATCATGCATGATCACCGCCCGACAGTCGCGGGCCGCGCGCGCCTTGCTGGGTTGGACACAGGAGACGCTTGCTGACAAGGCCCGTGTATCACTGACCGCGCTCAAGCGCCTCGAATCCGAAAGCGGCCTCGAGGTGTACGAAAGCACGCGCGATCAGGTCCGTCGGGCTCTCGAAGCAGCCGGTGTCGTCCTTCTGTCGACCGAGCGTGGACACGGAGTGCTGCTGGTCCATGATGGTGGTGACAAAAAGCGCTGACAGGCAAGCGGCAGACGCCGTATTCCCTCCAGGCGATATTCTCCCAAAACACACAATCCTGGAGTATCTGGTATTACCCCGCGTCCTGCAGTGGGCAGCACGCACCAGGCAACTGACATGCCCCCGATAGAACCCTTCGAGGATGCTCCGCCGGTCTCCAGCGAATTAACCGCCTACGATCGTGCCCATATCAAGCTTTACATGCGACTGCTGGATGCCGCTGCCGATGGTGCCGAGTGGACCGAAGCCGCTCAAATCCTGTTTGGCATCGACCCCGCCCTCGAGCCGGATCGCGCGCGCCGAGTCCATGATGCTCATCTGGCGCGCGCCAAATGGATGGCGCAGACCGGTTACCGTCATCTTCTCTGGAAGCGCTAGGGCTGATGTTCGCGTCAGGCGCGGCGCACGGAGACGCGCGGGGGAAATACGGCGTTTCGCGGCCTGTCGGCAGATTTTCCGCATTGCTGGCCGCCCTGTCATGCTGCTGCAACAGATCTTGTCGTAAATAGCTCGGCGAAAAATCTGACCTGCGCTTTGCACGTGAGGAGGGACGGGTGCGACCGGACACTTCCCATTGGCGAGACGGTCGTCGCTATGAATTCTTCGACACGCTCTCGGTCGAAGGGCTCGCATGGGAATGTTTGCGGCGGTTTGAACGCTACCAGGAGCATTATGGCGAACTCGTCGCCATGAAGGCCGAAGATCATCCCTATTCAACCGACGCCCAGCGTCACTGGGGGTTGCGATTTCCCGGCTCGTCCGAGCCTTTCCGCGCTTCGTCAGGACATCCTATGGTCGCCGCTCGCCAATCCGGCGGTCTTGCTTGCTGACGACGCTCCGGAATTTCTGCCTCCGTCACCATCTCCGTCGCCGGCCGTGTCTGCTGCCGTTCGCCCGAGTCCGGAAGGTCTTCATGCCATCCATCGCGGCGGCATCGTCGCGCAGATCCTGCTGCTGTCGGGCCGAAAGACCGATAGAGCCTCGGCTGTCATCCTGCCACTCGACGACAATCTGCCCGATCGGGTCGAGGCAGTGCTGCGGCTCTGGCAAGCGCTGAGCGCGCGCCCCGTTACGCGCGACGGACGCATCACGCCGTATCAGCGTCGACGTATCCGACTGATGATGCGAGCCGCTGACGGCCGGGCCAATGGCGCGACCTATCGCGAGATCGCCATCGCTCTGTTCGGCCCCGAGCGGGTTGCGGCCGAGCCCTGGAAGACCTCATCCTTGCGTGATGCCGTGATCGGGCTGATCGAAAGCGCCGGGCCGCTCATCAATGGCGGCTATCGCAAATTGCTACGGCATCGTCGCCGATCCTGAGCGCGCTTCGAGCCCGGGGTGGGGATTGTTCGCCTGTAATCTTCCCCATCCACCCCGCCTGCATTCCTTCGCCACCGTGATCGCGATCCGCCGTTGCTCCGCAGCGGCGCCCGGCAACGCCACGGAGGCCCGACAATGCGACCCAATCTCGCCGCCCTGCCGCCACGCTACCTGCGCACCAAGGAAGCGGCGGTGTTTCTCAGCCTTTCGGCGCGCACGCTGGAAAAGCACCGCACCTATGGAACCGGCCCGGCCTATCGCAAGCTCGGCGGGCGCGTCGTCTATTCGGTAGCCGATCTCGAAGCCTGGGCTTCGCGCGGCGCGGTCACGTCAACCTCCGATCCGCGCGGACAGGTTCTGCCAGCCAAACGGCACATGCCAGCGGCCTGTGGGTCGGCCGGCGGCATCAATCGCTGACCATCGCGCGAGGATTACCCATGGCGATCCGGCGACGTTCCCCGTCCGAGCGCGGGCAGCTCAACCTGTTCAGAGCGCTTCCCGGTGACTTCGCACCGCGGGACGCGCAGGACCTCATGGCGTATCCATTCTTCTCGCTCGCCAAATCACATCGCATCACCCCGATCGACTTCACCGCCGGAAAAATTGCGATCCGCGTCGAGGCGGTTGCCGACCACGGCATGGCAACGATCTGGGACGCTGATATCCTGATCTGGGCTGCCAGCCAGATCGTCGAAGCGCGCGATACAGGCCTGCGCACCTCGCGGCTCATGGCGGCGACGCCCTATGAGATTCTCACCTTCATCGGCCGCGGCACCAGCCTGCGCGATTACCAGCGCCTCAAGGCGGCACTCGACCGGCTGCAATCCACCACCATCTCGACCACGATCCGCCAGCCCGCCGAAGGACGGCGACACCGCTTCTCCTGGATCAATGAATGGCAGGAGCGAACCGACGGCAACGGGCGCCCCGACGGTATCGAACTGATCGTGCCGGACTGGTTTTATCGGGCTGTCCTGGACGATGCGCTGATCCTGACCATCGATCGGGCCTATTTCGATCTGACCGGCGGGCTCGACCGCTGGCTTTACCGGCTCGTGCGCAAGCATGGCGGTCATCAGAAGGGCGGATGGCGGTTCGATTTTCGTCATCTGCACCAGAAGTCTGGCTCTCTCTCGCCCTATAAGCGCTTTGCCTTCGAACTGCGCGATATCATCCGCCGCCAGCCGCTGCCCGGCTACAGGCTCTTTACCGAGATCGAGACCGGGCGCCGGGCGCTGCTCGCCTTCGAGCCATGGCCGGCCTGTGGAAAAGCTGTGGACGGCCTCGTGCTATCGGGAACCCGAACTATCGTGCCATCGGGAACCGGTGGCTCGTGCTATCAGGAACCCGATCCGGGTTTAAGGCACGGAGATCGTTCGGCAAATCGCGCCCGTAACAGAGAGTCTAACACAGAATCTAACCTTGAAGAGCGCAGGCGCGATGTTGAAAACCTCTGTC
This portion of the Chelatococcus sp. YT9 genome encodes:
- a CDS encoding helix-turn-helix domain-containing protein, encoding MRPNLAALPPRYLRTKEAAVFLSLSARTLEKHRTYGTGPAYRKLGGRVVYSVADLEAWASRGAVTSTSDPRGQVLPAKRHMPAACGSAGGINR
- a CDS encoding helix-turn-helix transcriptional regulator; this translates as MITARQSRAARALLGWTQETLADKARVSLTALKRLESESGLEVYESTRDQVRRALEAAGVVLLSTERGHGVLLVHDGGDKKR
- a CDS encoding DUF2285 domain-containing protein, which translates into the protein MSAAVRPSPEGLHAIHRGGIVAQILLLSGRKTDRASAVILPLDDNLPDRVEAVLRLWQALSARPVTRDGRITPYQRRRIRLMMRAADGRANGATYREIAIALFGPERVAAEPWKTSSLRDAVIGLIESAGPLINGGYRKLLRHRRRS
- a CDS encoding helix-turn-helix domain-containing protein, giving the protein MKTEAEALDMIGDHFRRARLAAGLTQEQVADLAGISRPRYRDIETGAAAARATTLINVARALGLEMMLVPQAMVPAIEALLSHEGEDDRPAFSPQAEGDDE
- a CDS encoding DUF6499 domain-containing protein, whose amino-acid sequence is MRPDTSHWRDGRRYEFFDTLSVEGLAWECLRRFERYQEHYGELVAMKAEDHPYSTDAQRHWGLRFPGSSEPFRASSGHPMVAARQSGGLAC
- a CDS encoding replication initiator protein A — encoded protein: MAIRRRSPSERGQLNLFRALPGDFAPRDAQDLMAYPFFSLAKSHRITPIDFTAGKIAIRVEAVADHGMATIWDADILIWAASQIVEARDTGLRTSRLMAATPYEILTFIGRGTSLRDYQRLKAALDRLQSTTISTTIRQPAEGRRHRFSWINEWQERTDGNGRPDGIELIVPDWFYRAVLDDALILTIDRAYFDLTGGLDRWLYRLVRKHGGHQKGGWRFDFRHLHQKSGSLSPYKRFAFELRDIIRRQPLPGYRLFTEIETGRRALLAFEPWPACGKAVDGLVLSGTRTIVPSGTGGSCYQEPDPGLRHGDRSANRARNRESNTESNLEERRRDVENLCRGARFREPGRGFMNSLQETRTGFTNREPDHE
- a CDS encoding DUF2285 domain-containing protein; the encoded protein is MPPIEPFEDAPPVSSELTAYDRAHIKLYMRLLDAAADGAEWTEAAQILFGIDPALEPDRARRVHDAHLARAKWMAQTGYRHLLWKR